A single genomic interval of Astyanax mexicanus isolate ESR-SI-001 chromosome 4, AstMex3_surface, whole genome shotgun sequence harbors:
- the LOC103044961 gene encoding mediator of RNA polymerase II transcription subunit 26: MTTASATPQQMRDRLLQAIDSHSNIRNMVAVLDVISHLEKYPITKEALEETRLGKLINDVRKKTKDEDLAKRAKKLLRNWQKLIEPSQSDTPSRGVQGGPGSANGGSHPCRTDVPVPPPAKVAPELKTRNDIHNTFSPLAEKSRSRKHRDQRDSPNLPSKVYKTQSNVFSSPLPSNGIGGNPEPLIEKQDDAPSDRNRPEPLETDRQNKIPVNAVKPHPSSPGLTKLPSTSSLLKTSVLKQLIVDGAEKPQPSSSPQYSLSPRLVKQETVAKRSSAYAPKATLLSPSQNSAQVPSLLPLTSPTQVSCADGPGPGPGPLPLEVEDSFPLHRPAERTTHEPSDVQNALPEVTKDSSEGVTSNKKRKKYRSRDYTVNLQGQPSEDQTKPVRLKERRLTFDPVTGQIKPLTPKESLPEEECQGPPAFAPARTEVPTQRPSVTAPSPFQQTNWKELSRNEIIQSYLSLQSNVLTSSGAQTHGAHFFMTEYLKREEHDVRETRKTHVLVPCGSGSELPGVSREVTLEDLSRIHSERWPGVNGCFDTKGEWFDWTECISLDTHGDESRLNILPYVCLD, from the exons ATCCGTAACATGGTTGCAGTACTTGATGTTATCAGCCATTTGGAGAAATACCCCATCACCAAAGAAGCACTTGAG GAAACTCGCCTAGGAAAGCTTATTAACGATGTGAGGAAAAAGACGAAGGATGAAGACCTTGCAAAGCGTGCCAAGAAACTTCTTAGAAACTGGCAGAAGCTCATTGAGCCTAGCCAGAGCGACACTCCGTCTCGAGGAGTGCAGGGCGGCCCCGGCTCGGCCAATGGCGGCTCCCATCCCTGCCGAACAGACGTGCCCGTGCCCCCACCTGCCAAGGTCGCTCCAGAACTCAAAACTCGAAATGACATCCATAACACTTTCTCTCCTTTGGCGGAGAAATCGAGAAGTCGGAAACACAGGGACCAAAGGGATAGTCCTAATCTGCCTTCCAAAGTGTATAAAACGCAGAGCAATGTGTTTTCTTCCCCTCTGCCATCAAACGGAATCGGTGGCAACCCTGAGCCTCTTATTGAAAAACAAGACGATGCACCTTCTGACAGAAACCGGCCAGAGCCTCTGGAGACTGACAGACAAAACAAAATCCCAGTCAATGCTGTTAAGCCTCATCCGAGTTCGCCTGGGCTCACTAAACTCCCTAGCACTTCTTCCTTACTTAAAACTTCAGTGTTAAAACAACTGATCGTAGACGGAGCAGAAAAACCTCAACCCAGTAGTAGTCCCCAGTACTCACTAAGTCCACGTCTTGTAAAGCAAGAGACTGTGGCTAAGAGGTCTTCAGCGTATGCACCAAAAGCGACTCTCTTGAGCCCATCTCAGAATTCTGCCCAAGTGCCCTCTCTTCTGCCTTTAACGTCCCCAACCCAAGTGTCTTGCGCTGACGGTCCCGGTCCCGGCCCCGGCCCCTTACCTCTAGAGGTGGAGGACTCCTTTCCCTTGCACAGACCGGCAGAAAGAACGACGCACGAGCCGTCAGACGTGCAGAACGCGTTGCCTGAGGTTACGAAGGACAGCTCCGAGGGGGTAACGTCCAACAAGAAGCGAAAGAAGTACCGCTCTAGAGACTACACGGTAAACCTCCAAGGACAGCCCTCAGAGGACCAGACGAAACCTGTGCGATTAAAAGAGCGCAGACTGACATTCGACCCGGTGACCGGGCAGATAAAGCCCCTAACTCCGAAGGAGTCCCTCCCAGAGGAGGAGTGCCAGGGACCACCAGCGTTTGCGCCTGCAAGGACAGAAGTTCCCACACAGAGGCCGTCTGTGACAGCCCCTAGTCCTTTTCAACAGACAAACTGGAAAGAGCTGTCCAGAAACGAAATCATCCAGTCTTACCTTAGCCTTCAGAGCAACGTTCTCACGTCGTCTGGAGCGCAGACCCACGGAGCGCACTTCTTCATGACTGAGTATTTGAAACGAGAGGAGCACGACGTGCGGGAGACGCGGAAGACGCACGTCTTGGTACCGTGCGGCTCCGGCTCCGAGCTCCCCGGTGTGAGCAGAGAGGTAACTCTCGAGGACCTTAGTAGGATACACTCTGAGCGCTGGCCCGGGGTCAATGGTTGTTTCGACACCAAGGGCGAATGGTTTGACTGGACAGAGTGTATATCTTTGGATACTCACGGTGATGAGTCCAGACTGAACATCCTGCCATACGTCTGCCTggactga